The Streptomyces aurantiacus genome includes a region encoding these proteins:
- a CDS encoding beta-galactosidase, translating to MAALPARVLFGAAYYHEYRPPYSAEQSDERLKTDLDLMADARLSVIRVGESVWSTWEPENGRFDLDWLQPVLDGAHERGISVVLGTPTYAVPPWLARQYPEIAGERHTGERIGWGARQEVDFTHPAFRFHAERVIRRIVARYAGHPAVIGFQVDNEPGNELLHNHGVFQRFTDHLRARYGDVETLNREWGLVYWSHRLSTWADLWTPDGNVQPQYDVAWREFQARQVTEFIGWQADIVREYAAPEQFVTTCISYKRPAVEDDELTDRLDIASGNPYYTMQDGLLLPDPTPEDHEQTWKTTGVWSLYQTADWMFSSRQEPFLVTETNAGSIGFPWDNRPAYDGQWRQAAWALVARGARMIEYWHWHTLHFGAETYWGGILPHTGQPGRTYAELARLGAEFETAGPLVAGLEPDADITMVYSTPSKWLMKKYPPLATPDGEPDPEAYHRIFDPFYQGAFDAGRQVRIVHARQLHDPRGERAGLTPEKAAGRHPVLVVPAFYVAADSALDWFAAYAEAGGHLVLGPRTGYADHEARARHEPAPGRLTGAAGVTYDEFSNLVQEVPVRPASGGPLDLPEGATATRWADGLTVTDADVLVTYEHPHFGRWPAVTTRRHGAGRVTTVGTVPGRDLARALAAWAAPVPRGAWEGLPASVTATTGTSPDGRRVHVVHNWSWEPVSVPVPVDLSDVLDGTSVPAGTPLELGVWDVRVLVHADAAGAPAPDADSRV from the coding sequence ATGGCGGCTCTGCCTGCCCGCGTCCTCTTCGGCGCCGCTTACTACCACGAGTACCGGCCGCCCTACAGCGCCGAACAGTCCGACGAGCGTCTCAAGACCGACCTCGACCTGATGGCCGACGCCCGTCTGTCCGTCATCCGGGTCGGCGAGTCGGTGTGGTCGACCTGGGAGCCGGAGAACGGACGCTTCGACCTCGACTGGCTCCAGCCGGTGCTGGACGGCGCCCACGAGCGCGGCATCTCCGTCGTCCTCGGCACACCCACGTACGCCGTACCGCCGTGGCTGGCCCGCCAGTACCCGGAGATCGCGGGCGAGCGGCACACCGGCGAGCGCATCGGCTGGGGCGCCCGCCAGGAGGTCGACTTCACCCACCCCGCGTTCCGGTTCCACGCCGAGCGGGTCATCCGCCGGATCGTCGCCCGGTACGCCGGACACCCGGCGGTCATCGGCTTCCAGGTCGACAACGAACCGGGCAACGAACTGCTCCACAACCACGGCGTCTTCCAGCGCTTCACCGACCACCTGCGCGCCAGGTACGGCGACGTCGAGACCCTCAACCGCGAATGGGGCCTCGTCTACTGGTCGCACCGGCTGTCGACGTGGGCCGACCTGTGGACTCCGGACGGCAACGTCCAGCCCCAGTACGACGTCGCCTGGCGGGAGTTCCAGGCCCGTCAGGTCACCGAGTTCATCGGCTGGCAGGCGGACATCGTGCGCGAGTACGCCGCACCCGAGCAGTTCGTCACCACCTGCATCTCCTACAAGCGCCCCGCGGTGGAGGACGACGAGCTGACCGACCGCCTCGACATCGCCTCGGGCAACCCGTACTACACGATGCAGGACGGCCTCCTGCTGCCCGATCCCACTCCCGAGGACCACGAGCAGACCTGGAAGACGACCGGGGTGTGGTCGCTGTACCAGACCGCCGACTGGATGTTCTCCTCGCGCCAGGAGCCGTTCCTGGTCACCGAGACCAACGCCGGCTCGATCGGTTTCCCGTGGGACAACCGCCCCGCCTACGACGGTCAGTGGCGCCAGGCGGCCTGGGCGCTGGTCGCTCGCGGGGCCCGCATGATCGAGTACTGGCACTGGCACACGCTGCACTTCGGTGCGGAGACCTACTGGGGCGGCATCCTGCCCCACACCGGGCAGCCCGGCCGCACCTATGCCGAACTCGCCCGTCTGGGCGCCGAGTTCGAGACGGCTGGTCCGCTCGTCGCCGGGCTCGAACCGGACGCGGACATCACGATGGTGTACTCGACGCCGAGCAAGTGGCTCATGAAGAAGTACCCGCCGCTCGCGACGCCGGACGGAGAGCCGGACCCGGAGGCCTACCACCGGATCTTCGACCCGTTCTACCAGGGCGCCTTCGACGCGGGCCGCCAGGTGCGCATCGTGCACGCCCGCCAGTTGCACGACCCTCGCGGCGAACGGGCGGGCCTGACGCCCGAGAAGGCCGCCGGCCGTCACCCCGTGCTCGTCGTCCCGGCGTTCTACGTCGCGGCCGACTCGGCGCTCGACTGGTTCGCGGCCTACGCGGAGGCGGGCGGCCACCTGGTCCTCGGCCCGCGCACCGGCTACGCCGACCACGAGGCCCGGGCCCGCCACGAGCCGGCCCCCGGGCGGCTCACCGGCGCCGCGGGCGTCACCTACGACGAGTTCAGCAACCTCGTACAGGAGGTTCCCGTGCGCCCGGCGTCCGGCGGACCGCTCGACCTGCCCGAGGGCGCGACGGCGACCCGCTGGGCGGACGGCCTCACGGTCACCGACGCCGACGTGCTCGTCACGTACGAGCACCCGCACTTCGGCCGTTGGCCGGCGGTCACCACCCGCCGGCACGGCGCGGGGCGCGTCACCACCGTCGGCACCGTCCCCGGCCGTGACCTCGCCAGGGCGCTGGCCGCCTGGGCGGCCCCGGTCCCCCGCGGCGCGTGGGAGGGCCTCCCGGCATCCGTCACGGCGACGACCGGCACCTCCCCCGACGGCCGCCGTGTCCACGTCGTCCACAACTGGAGCTGGGAGCCCGTGAGCGTCCCCGTGCCGGTGGACCTGTCCGACGTCCTCGACGGCACGTCCGTACCCGCGGGCACCCCCCTGGAACTCGGCGTCTGGGACGTGCGCGTCCTCGTCCACGCCGACGCGGCCGGCGCTCCGGCACCCGACGCGGACAGCCGCGTCTAG
- a CDS encoding RICIN domain-containing protein: MLAIPMGSAQAYNPTGGTVYQLGNEPCLKGRGNCAVYPKSAQLPGGRLVASFEKSTVVPETGSADRQTLPVHKSDDHGTSWQPLSEVEAPAYLSKDPRYAEYTSNWTNPYLYTLPQSVGKLKKGALLLASVVSGDDEYYREHKAADPNWVPSNDGDRKDMAIALYSSTDEGRTWKVLNVVATGGWQGGSAGAVGRNIAAANTNKQVDPLWEPYLMVHKGKLVCYYSDENDYLGFDPVTGVPELDPANDTATDSHGQILVHRTWDGRDNRWSAPVVDVAGLTQDMGGGKTEIGGGRPGMTNVVRTTDGKWLLPYEYWGGGANTRYVIADDPLKFHAGSAGAPVTSLPLDAGSRPLATGGSPVIIRLPDGRLVYNAAGSGNVWVNESGRSDGPWKEYQTTSRAGYSRNLQYVEGTGRLVILNNQGTSTIAHAEVDLGRSDGVYFRLVNRRTGQVIGTGNRSNDANIGNGDVPDVRLEAPGSAANRDTQYWHVVTEPNGGTTLLNKSGGRAAAIWTGNATVGQRIGQWVDDSPTGSWKLVRTTDGHYTLQAVRNTSLYLTGASAGAPLTLQNAVADGSQEWKLVT; this comes from the coding sequence ATGCTGGCGATACCCATGGGCAGTGCGCAGGCGTACAACCCGACGGGCGGAACCGTCTACCAGCTCGGGAACGAGCCGTGTCTCAAGGGCCGGGGCAACTGCGCGGTCTACCCGAAGTCGGCCCAGCTGCCGGGCGGACGCCTGGTCGCGTCGTTCGAGAAGTCCACGGTCGTGCCGGAGACGGGAAGCGCGGACCGCCAGACGCTCCCCGTCCACAAGAGCGACGACCACGGCACGTCGTGGCAACCGCTGTCCGAGGTCGAGGCCCCGGCGTACCTGTCCAAGGACCCCAGGTACGCTGAGTACACGAGCAACTGGACGAACCCGTATCTCTACACGCTTCCGCAGAGCGTCGGGAAGCTGAAGAAGGGCGCGCTGCTCCTCGCGAGTGTCGTGTCGGGCGACGACGAGTACTACCGGGAGCACAAGGCGGCCGACCCGAACTGGGTCCCGTCCAACGACGGAGACCGCAAGGACATGGCGATCGCCCTGTACTCCAGCACCGACGAGGGCAGGACCTGGAAGGTCCTCAACGTCGTCGCCACGGGCGGCTGGCAGGGCGGCAGCGCGGGCGCGGTCGGGCGGAACATCGCCGCCGCCAACACGAACAAGCAGGTGGATCCCCTGTGGGAGCCGTACCTGATGGTCCACAAGGGCAAGCTGGTCTGCTACTACTCCGACGAGAACGACTACCTCGGCTTCGATCCCGTCACCGGCGTCCCGGAACTGGATCCCGCAAACGACACCGCCACCGACTCGCACGGCCAGATCCTCGTCCACAGGACCTGGGACGGGCGCGACAACCGGTGGAGCGCTCCCGTGGTCGACGTCGCGGGGCTGACCCAGGACATGGGAGGCGGCAAGACGGAGATCGGCGGCGGGCGCCCGGGCATGACGAACGTCGTCCGGACGACCGACGGCAAGTGGCTTCTCCCCTACGAGTACTGGGGTGGCGGAGCCAACACCAGGTACGTGATCGCCGACGACCCGCTGAAGTTCCACGCCGGCTCCGCGGGCGCCCCCGTCACGTCGCTGCCGCTCGACGCCGGGTCCCGCCCCCTCGCCACCGGCGGCAGCCCGGTGATCATCCGGCTTCCCGACGGACGCCTGGTCTACAACGCCGCGGGCAGCGGCAACGTCTGGGTCAACGAGAGCGGGCGCAGCGACGGCCCGTGGAAGGAGTACCAGACGACGTCGCGGGCCGGTTACAGCCGCAACCTGCAGTACGTCGAGGGCACCGGACGCCTCGTGATCCTGAACAACCAGGGCACATCGACGATCGCCCACGCCGAGGTGGATCTGGGCCGTTCGGACGGCGTCTACTTCCGGCTGGTGAACCGGAGGACCGGCCAGGTGATCGGCACCGGGAACAGGAGCAACGACGCGAACATCGGCAACGGGGACGTTCCCGACGTACGTCTGGAGGCTCCCGGATCGGCGGCGAACCGGGACACCCAGTACTGGCACGTGGTGACCGAGCCGAACGGCGGCACGACCCTGCTGAACAAGTCCGGTGGCCGCGCGGCAGCGATCTGGACCGGCAACGCGACGGTCGGCCAGCGGATCGGCCAGTGGGTCGACGACAGCCCGACGGGCAGCTGGAAGCTGGTCAGGACCACCGACGGCCACTACACGTTGCAGGCGGTCAGGAACACGAGCCTGTATCTGACCGGTGCCTCCGCCGGGGCGCCGCTGACCCTGCAGAACGCGGTCGCGGACGGCTCGCAGGAGTGGAAACTCGTCACGTAG
- a CDS encoding carbohydrate ABC transporter permease yields MTISTAAAGKPVAWRRVALHVGCLAALLVMLYPLAWLLATSLKPADEVIASLDLLPGSLEWSNYRTALDGVNDVSVWRLLGNSLFIAGGAVVGNVLSCSLAAYAFARLRFRFRGPLFAFMIATIMLPHHAVLIPQYIIFNQLGMVNTYWPLILPKFLATEAFFVFLVVQFMRGLPRELEEAARIDGCGPFRSFFSVILPLTRPALITTAIFTFIWTWNDFFTQLIYLFSPEKFTLTLALRSFVDASSTSAFGPMFAMSVIALLPIVLFFLAFQRFLVEGMANSGIKG; encoded by the coding sequence ATGACCATCTCGACCGCCGCCGCGGGCAAGCCGGTCGCCTGGCGCCGCGTCGCCCTGCACGTGGGCTGTCTCGCCGCGCTGCTCGTGATGCTGTACCCGCTGGCGTGGCTGCTCGCGACCTCGCTCAAGCCCGCCGACGAGGTGATCGCCAGCCTCGACCTGCTGCCCGGCAGCCTGGAGTGGTCCAACTACAGGACCGCGCTGGACGGCGTGAACGACGTCTCCGTGTGGCGGCTGCTCGGCAACTCGCTGTTCATCGCGGGCGGCGCGGTCGTCGGCAACGTACTGAGCTGCTCGCTGGCCGCGTACGCCTTCGCCCGCCTGCGGTTCCGCTTCCGCGGACCGCTCTTCGCCTTCATGATCGCGACGATCATGCTGCCGCACCACGCCGTGCTGATCCCGCAGTACATCATCTTCAACCAGCTCGGCATGGTGAACACCTACTGGCCGCTGATCCTGCCCAAGTTTCTCGCCACGGAGGCGTTCTTCGTCTTCCTCGTCGTGCAGTTCATGCGGGGGCTGCCGCGCGAGCTGGAGGAGGCGGCACGGATCGACGGCTGCGGGCCGTTCCGCAGCTTCTTCAGCGTCATCCTGCCGCTCACCCGGCCCGCCCTCATCACCACGGCGATCTTCACCTTCATCTGGACCTGGAACGACTTCTTCACCCAGTTGATCTACCTCTTCTCGCCGGAGAAGTTCACGCTCACCCTGGCGCTCAGGTCGTTCGTGGACGCGTCGAGCACGTCGGCCTTCGGCCCGATGTTCGCGATGTCGGTGATCGCCCTGCTGCCGATCGTGCTGTTCTTCCTCGCCTTCCAGCGGTTCCTGGTCGAAGGCATGGCGAACTCCGGGATCAAGGGATGA
- a CDS encoding carbohydrate ABC transporter permease — protein MTTTEIPATARTRQPDPPGKRPRTRRREGAAWVFLSPWVLGAAVLTLLPMAVSLYLSFTDYDLFNPPRWVGLRNYTQMFTEDPRYWRSVGATLTYVVIAVPLQLGLALVVALALKSMRRGRGFYRSAFYAPSLLGASMSIALVWRAVFNDGGTVDNLLGTGGWVNRPGWALFAVALLTVWQFGAPMVIFLAGLQQIPAELYEAASVDGASRRRQFLSITVPMLSPVIFFNLVLQTIQAFQVFTPAFAVSAGKGGPADSTLFYTLYLYDRGFVASHMGYASAMAWVLLLAIGAVTAVLFRTSRNWVFYASEGDR, from the coding sequence ATGACCACCACCGAGATACCGGCGACCGCCCGCACCCGGCAGCCCGACCCGCCCGGCAAGCGGCCCCGCACACGGCGACGCGAGGGCGCCGCCTGGGTGTTCCTCTCCCCATGGGTGCTCGGCGCGGCCGTGCTGACCCTGCTCCCGATGGCCGTCTCGCTCTATCTGTCGTTCACCGACTACGACCTGTTCAACCCGCCCCGGTGGGTGGGCCTGCGCAACTACACGCAGATGTTCACCGAGGACCCGCGCTACTGGCGCTCGGTCGGCGCCACCCTCACGTACGTCGTCATCGCCGTGCCCCTCCAGCTCGGTCTCGCCCTCGTCGTCGCGCTCGCCCTGAAGTCCATGCGCCGCGGCCGGGGCTTCTACCGCTCGGCCTTCTACGCGCCCTCCCTGCTCGGCGCCTCCATGTCCATCGCGCTGGTGTGGCGGGCCGTCTTCAACGACGGCGGCACGGTCGACAACCTGCTGGGCACCGGCGGCTGGGTCAACCGGCCCGGCTGGGCGCTGTTCGCCGTCGCGCTGCTCACGGTCTGGCAGTTCGGCGCGCCCATGGTCATCTTCCTCGCCGGGCTCCAGCAGATACCGGCCGAGCTCTACGAGGCGGCGTCGGTGGACGGGGCGAGCCGCCGGCGGCAGTTCCTGTCCATCACCGTCCCCATGCTCTCCCCGGTGATCTTCTTCAACCTGGTGCTCCAGACCATCCAGGCGTTCCAGGTCTTCACCCCGGCGTTCGCGGTGAGCGCGGGCAAGGGCGGGCCCGCCGACTCGACGCTCTTCTACACCCTCTACCTCTACGACCGCGGTTTCGTCGCCTCGCACATGGGCTACGCCTCCGCGATGGCCTGGGTCCTGCTCCTCGCCATCGGCGCCGTCACCGCGGTGCTGTTCCGCACGTCCCGCAACTGGGTCTTCTACGCGTCCGAGGGGGACCGATGA
- a CDS encoding ABC transporter substrate-binding protein, whose amino-acid sequence MPGNGTRKSWRPRLAAATAMLVSCSVLAGCSGPDGVSGTGKVVLRYTWWGNPDRAARTQEAVDLFEKKHPGVEVQTSFSGYDAYKQKLATQAAGGDAPDAMQLDYRMIDQYASGGVLLDFAEQRATLDTGEFDAGLLATGKVDGKQYAIPQARGTETVVYDVTRWKKAGVDLPREGWTWSEWADAMRELAERTGMPGATDPGQSEDAFEVWLRGRGKALYTEDRRLGFTVDDLTRWWTFTDGLRREGAVSPAEQTTQLDGTVENTPLGRGKAISDSNWDAPSSGFVALVPDGITLAPMPYGEDGTPGQYFKPSMFMGVAADTSHPKESVQLVDFMLNDPEAAKILGATRGIPVNETLREEIAPGLKDFDRTVFDYQASLEGKLNAPPQAPPSGDSALQTTFQRDYDQVSYERMSPREAAEDYVTEAKAELRS is encoded by the coding sequence ATGCCCGGAAACGGGACGAGGAAGTCCTGGAGGCCCCGCCTCGCGGCGGCCACGGCGATGCTGGTGTCCTGCTCGGTACTCGCCGGTTGCTCGGGGCCGGACGGGGTGAGCGGCACAGGCAAGGTGGTCCTGCGCTACACCTGGTGGGGCAACCCCGACAGAGCGGCCCGAACCCAGGAAGCCGTCGACCTCTTCGAGAAGAAGCATCCGGGCGTCGAGGTGCAGACGTCGTTCTCCGGCTACGACGCCTACAAGCAGAAGCTGGCCACCCAGGCGGCGGGCGGTGACGCCCCCGACGCGATGCAGCTCGACTACCGGATGATCGACCAGTACGCCTCCGGGGGAGTCCTGCTGGACTTCGCCGAGCAGCGCGCCACGCTGGACACCGGCGAGTTCGACGCGGGTCTCCTCGCCACCGGGAAGGTGGACGGCAAGCAGTACGCCATCCCCCAGGCCCGCGGCACCGAGACCGTGGTGTACGACGTCACCCGGTGGAAGAAGGCCGGGGTGGACCTGCCGCGCGAGGGCTGGACCTGGAGCGAATGGGCCGACGCCATGCGGGAGTTGGCCGAACGGACCGGCATGCCCGGCGCCACCGACCCGGGACAGAGCGAGGACGCCTTCGAGGTCTGGCTGCGCGGCCGGGGCAAGGCCCTCTACACCGAGGACCGCCGGCTCGGCTTCACGGTCGACGACCTGACCCGCTGGTGGACCTTCACCGACGGGCTCCGCCGGGAAGGCGCCGTCTCGCCCGCCGAGCAGACCACCCAGCTCGACGGCACCGTCGAGAACACCCCGCTGGGGCGGGGCAAGGCGATCTCCGACAGCAACTGGGACGCGCCGTCCAGCGGATTCGTCGCTCTCGTGCCGGACGGGATCACCCTCGCGCCGATGCCCTACGGCGAGGACGGCACACCGGGGCAGTACTTCAAGCCCTCGATGTTCATGGGGGTCGCCGCCGACACGAGTCACCCGAAGGAGTCCGTGCAGCTCGTCGACTTCATGCTGAACGACCCGGAGGCCGCGAAGATCCTCGGTGCCACCCGCGGCATCCCGGTCAACGAGACACTCCGCGAGGAGATCGCCCCCGGGCTCAAGGACTTCGACAGGACGGTCTTCGACTACCAGGCGTCCCTGGAAGGAAAGCTCAACGCCCCGCCCCAGGCGCCGCCTTCGGGGGACAGCGCACTGCAGACCACCTTCCAGCGCGACTACGACCAGGTGTCGTACGAGCGGATGTCGCCCCGTGAGGCGGCAGAGGACTACGTCACCGAGGCGAAGGCGGAGCTGAGGTCATGA
- a CDS encoding Gfo/Idh/MocA family protein encodes MSEQDPCSGSGSRRRCAVVGLGARARLFTEALAGPHADRIDLVGFCDVNAHRVAVHNGWIADDHPGREPVPAYAAEDFDLMLRRERVDLVVVCSVDRTHDDYIVRALEAGCDVVTEKPMTTDADRARRILQARRRSGREVRVAFNYRYNPVHSAVRELIAAGEIGEVGSVHFEWLLDLRHGADYFRRWHRNKADSGGLMVHKSTHHFDLVNWWLNTEPRTVFAQGGLFFYGDEAGRRRGLARPYARAHGSPAAQGDPFAVHLADSAVLSALYLDAEAEDGYHRDQNVFGPGVTIEDDMAVLVRYASGASLTYHLTAYAPWEGYRVAFNGSEGRLELLVEESTWVRPGAEAEEAGPVLHGSTAGDEAGRTELLLRRFWEPAREVTVASGEGGHGGGDVRMLEDLFGPRTDADPLGRAADAVDGAKSLVTGLAANESFETGLPVRTRDLLDV; translated from the coding sequence ATGTCAGAACAAGACCCCTGCAGCGGTTCCGGTTCGCGTCGCCGCTGCGCCGTGGTGGGCCTGGGCGCCCGTGCCCGGCTGTTCACCGAAGCGCTGGCCGGGCCGCACGCGGACCGCATCGACCTCGTCGGGTTCTGCGACGTCAACGCGCACCGGGTGGCCGTCCACAACGGCTGGATCGCGGACGACCACCCCGGCCGGGAGCCCGTACCGGCGTACGCCGCCGAGGACTTCGACCTGATGCTGCGGCGCGAGCGGGTGGATCTGGTCGTGGTGTGCAGCGTCGACCGGACCCACGACGACTACATCGTGCGCGCGCTGGAGGCGGGCTGCGACGTGGTCACCGAGAAGCCGATGACCACCGACGCCGACCGCGCCCGCCGCATCCTTCAGGCCCGGCGCCGCTCCGGCCGCGAGGTGCGGGTGGCGTTCAACTACCGCTACAACCCGGTGCATTCGGCCGTACGGGAGCTGATCGCGGCCGGGGAGATCGGCGAGGTCGGCTCGGTGCACTTCGAGTGGCTGCTCGACCTGCGGCACGGCGCGGACTACTTCCGGCGCTGGCACCGGAACAAGGCCGACTCCGGCGGCCTGATGGTCCACAAGTCGACCCACCACTTCGACCTGGTGAACTGGTGGCTGAACACCGAGCCCCGGACGGTCTTCGCGCAGGGCGGCCTCTTCTTCTACGGCGACGAGGCCGGCCGGCGCCGGGGACTCGCCCGCCCCTACGCCCGCGCCCACGGCTCCCCCGCCGCCCAGGGCGACCCCTTCGCCGTACACCTGGCGGACTCGGCGGTGCTCAGCGCGCTGTACCTCGACGCCGAGGCGGAAGACGGCTACCACCGCGACCAGAACGTGTTCGGGCCGGGCGTGACCATCGAGGACGACATGGCGGTCCTCGTGCGGTACGCGTCCGGGGCGTCCCTGACCTACCACCTCACCGCGTACGCCCCGTGGGAGGGCTATCGCGTCGCGTTCAACGGAAGCGAGGGGCGGCTCGAACTGCTCGTCGAGGAGTCGACGTGGGTACGGCCCGGGGCAGAGGCCGAAGAGGCCGGTCCCGTCCTGCACGGTTCCACCGCCGGGGACGAGGCCGGGCGTACGGAGTTGCTGCTGCGGCGGTTCTGGGAGCCGGCCCGTGAGGTGACGGTCGCGAGCGGGGAGGGCGGCCACGGCGGTGGCGACGTGCGGATGCTGGAAGACCTGTTCGGTCCCCGGACCGACGCGGATCCCCTGGGCAGGGCGGCGGACGCGGTCGACGGAGCGAAGTCCCTGGTGACCGGGCTCGCGGCCAACGAGTCGTTCGAGACGGGGCTGCCGGTCCGGACACGGGATCTGCTGGACGTGTGA
- a CDS encoding SRPBCC family protein codes for MVLFLVSRDTSLSADEAWRRLTAWERHAEVVPLTRVRVVTVPPRGAGTVFVARSGVGPVAFDDRMEVVVWRPPLDGGPGLCRLVKRGSLVVGWAEIEVRPAAGGGSRVVWREELGVRRLPRVFDPLLGSAGRRMFGRAVDRLLSHP; via the coding sequence GTGGTTCTCTTTCTCGTGTCCCGGGACACCTCCCTGAGCGCCGATGAGGCGTGGCGGCGGCTCACCGCGTGGGAGCGGCATGCGGAGGTGGTGCCGTTGACGCGGGTCCGGGTCGTCACGGTGCCGCCGCGCGGGGCGGGCACCGTGTTCGTGGCGCGGTCCGGGGTGGGGCCGGTGGCGTTCGACGACCGTATGGAGGTCGTCGTCTGGCGTCCGCCCCTGGACGGCGGCCCCGGCCTGTGCCGGCTCGTCAAACGCGGCAGCCTCGTCGTCGGGTGGGCCGAGATCGAGGTGCGCCCGGCCGCCGGAGGCGGTTCGCGGGTGGTGTGGCGGGAGGAGCTGGGGGTGCGGAGGCTGCCACGGGTCTTCGACCCCCTGCTGGGGTCGGCGGGCCGTCGGATGTTCGGACGAGCGGTGGACCGCCTGCTGTCCCACCCCTGA
- a CDS encoding ATP-dependent endonuclease yields MNDMGRFRQAVVEWAAGGAGASGAGAAARELAAGAGLRTVVLVEGGSDRVAVEALAARHGRDLDEERVSVVPLGGATSIGRFVDLCGPEGLDVRLAGLCDVAEERFFRRALERAGIGSDLTPDGLESLGFYLCDADLEDELIRSLGADLIQHVVEEQGELRAFRTFQNQPAQRDRTVEQHLHRFLGTHSGRKAQYARELVSSLDLDRTPRPLERLLAHL; encoded by the coding sequence ATGAACGACATGGGGCGGTTCCGTCAGGCGGTCGTCGAGTGGGCGGCCGGCGGCGCGGGGGCATCAGGGGCGGGCGCGGCCGCGCGGGAGCTGGCGGCCGGCGCCGGGCTGCGTACGGTCGTACTCGTCGAAGGGGGCAGCGACCGGGTCGCCGTGGAGGCGCTGGCCGCCCGGCACGGCCGGGACCTCGACGAGGAGCGTGTCTCGGTCGTCCCCCTCGGGGGCGCGACCAGCATCGGAAGGTTCGTGGACCTGTGCGGGCCCGAAGGCCTCGACGTGCGGCTGGCGGGTCTGTGCGACGTCGCGGAGGAGAGGTTCTTCCGGCGTGCGCTGGAGCGGGCCGGGATCGGCTCGGATCTCACGCCCGACGGGCTGGAATCGCTCGGGTTCTACCTGTGCGACGCGGACCTGGAGGACGAACTGATCCGTTCCCTGGGCGCCGACCTGATTCAGCACGTCGTGGAGGAGCAGGGCGAGTTGCGTGCGTTCCGCACCTTCCAGAACCAGCCCGCCCAGCGGGACCGGACCGTGGAGCAGCATCTGCACCGGTTCTTGGGCACCCACAGCGGCCGCAAGGCCCAGTACGCGCGGGAGCTCGTCTCGAGCCTGGATCTCGACCGGACACCGCGACCGCTGGAACGCCTCCTCGCCCACCTCTGA
- a CDS encoding XdhC family protein produces MLDIAEELHRWVEQGRDFAVATVVAVGGSAPRRPGAALAVDADGTAIGSVSGGCVEGAVYELCQQALENGESVLERFGYSDEDAFAVGLTCGGIIDILVTPVRACAPVREVFASALSAAAAGEAAAVARIVSGPPELLGRALLVRPDGSHEGGFGAHPELDRTVTGEARAFLDAGRTGTLEIGEQGSRCGAPLTVLVESSVPPPRMIVFGAIDFASALVRIGKFLNYHVTVCDARPVFATAARFPEADEIVVEWPHTYLERTEVDARTVLCVLTHDAKFDVPLLRLALRLPVAYVGAMGSRRTHLHRNERLREVGVTEMELARLRSPIGLDLGARTPEETALSIASEIVANRRGGSGVSLTGAHTPIHHDVSSVPPRRIGSVA; encoded by the coding sequence ATGCTGGACATCGCCGAAGAGCTGCACCGCTGGGTGGAGCAGGGACGCGACTTCGCCGTGGCCACCGTGGTGGCCGTCGGCGGGAGTGCGCCCCGCCGGCCCGGCGCCGCCCTGGCGGTGGACGCCGACGGCACGGCGATCGGCTCGGTCTCCGGCGGCTGTGTGGAGGGCGCGGTCTACGAGCTGTGCCAACAGGCCTTGGAGAACGGGGAGTCGGTGCTCGAACGCTTCGGATACAGCGACGAGGACGCCTTCGCGGTGGGCCTGACATGCGGTGGGATCATCGACATCCTGGTGACCCCGGTACGCGCCTGTGCCCCCGTCCGCGAGGTGTTCGCGTCGGCGCTCTCCGCAGCCGCGGCAGGGGAGGCGGCGGCGGTGGCGCGGATCGTCTCCGGACCGCCGGAGCTGCTGGGCCGCGCCCTGCTGGTCCGCCCCGACGGATCGCACGAGGGCGGCTTCGGCGCCCACCCCGAACTGGACCGCACCGTCACGGGGGAGGCCCGCGCCTTCCTGGACGCCGGCCGCACCGGCACCCTGGAGATTGGAGAGCAGGGCTCGCGCTGCGGAGCACCGCTCACCGTGCTCGTCGAGTCATCGGTTCCGCCGCCCCGGATGATCGTCTTCGGCGCGATCGACTTCGCCTCCGCCCTGGTCCGCATCGGCAAGTTCCTGAACTACCACGTCACAGTGTGCGACGCACGCCCGGTCTTCGCGACTGCCGCGCGCTTCCCGGAGGCGGACGAGATCGTCGTCGAGTGGCCGCACACCTACCTGGAGCGCACGGAGGTCGACGCCCGCACGGTGCTGTGCGTCCTGACCCACGACGCCAAGTTCGACGTACCGCTCCTGCGGCTCGCGCTGCGGCTCCCGGTCGCGTACGTCGGTGCGATGGGCTCGCGCCGCACCCATCTCCACCGCAACGAGCGCCTTCGTGAAGTGGGCGTCACCGAAATGGAGTTGGCGCGGCTGAGGTCGCCCATCGGGCTGGACCTCGGTGCCCGTACGCCGGAGGAGACCGCCCTGTCCATCGCGTCGGAAATCGTCGCGAACCGGCGGGGCGGAAGCGGGGTGTCCCTCACCGGGGCGCACACGCCGATCCACCACGACGTGTCGTCGGTGCCGCCGCGCCGCATCGGATCGGTCGCCTGA